In Streptomyces sp. NBC_00569, a single genomic region encodes these proteins:
- a CDS encoding AIM24 family protein: MATFRLQGSRVLAVDMTGDSVKAKNGSMVAYDGRMAFKKMTGGGEGIRGMVTRRLTGEEMTVMEVKGQGTCWFADRASEISVVNLRGDKLFVESSNLLCTDAGLRTGTSFTGVRGASQGNGLFTTTVEGHGQAAIMSDGPAVALRVSREHPLTVDPGAYIAHQGNVRQSFQSGVTFRTFMGEGGGEAFQIRFEGDGLVYVQPSERNTIAGDV; the protein is encoded by the coding sequence GTGGCTACGTTCCGGCTTCAAGGCAGCAGAGTGCTCGCCGTCGACATGACGGGCGACAGCGTCAAGGCGAAGAACGGCTCGATGGTCGCGTACGACGGCCGGATGGCGTTCAAGAAGATGACCGGCGGCGGCGAGGGCATCCGCGGCATGGTGACCCGCCGCCTCACCGGCGAGGAGATGACGGTGATGGAGGTGAAGGGGCAGGGCACGTGCTGGTTCGCGGACCGGGCGAGCGAGATCAGCGTCGTCAACCTGCGGGGCGACAAGCTCTTCGTCGAGTCGAGCAATCTGCTCTGCACGGACGCGGGCCTGCGCACCGGCACGTCCTTCACCGGCGTGCGCGGCGCCTCCCAGGGCAACGGCCTGTTCACGACGACCGTCGAGGGCCACGGCCAGGCGGCGATCATGAGTGACGGCCCCGCCGTCGCGCTCCGCGTCAGCCGGGAACACCCCTTGACCGTCGACCCGGGCGCGTACATCGCGCATCAGGGGAATGTGCGGCAGTCCTTCCAGTCGGGCGTCACGTTCCGCACCTTCATGGGCGAGGGCGGCGGCGAGGCCTTCCAGATCCGCTTCGAGGGCGACGGCCTGGTCTACGTACAGCCCAGTGAGCGCAACACGATCGCGGGAGACGTGTGA
- a CDS encoding DUF3817 domain-containing protein — protein MDIKTASALRRLRLVSAPEAVSFLLLLVCSVLKRTTEFDAVPVMGMVHGVLFVLYVLFWLDAWNRAKWGFKTGALYFVLSVLPTGGFFAERKLKREAEAAVIASRARQEKVVNA, from the coding sequence GTGGACATCAAGACCGCCTCCGCACTCCGCCGACTCCGCCTGGTCTCCGCTCCTGAGGCCGTCTCCTTCCTGTTGCTCCTTGTCTGCTCGGTACTGAAGCGGACCACGGAGTTCGACGCCGTCCCGGTCATGGGCATGGTGCACGGCGTCCTGTTCGTCCTCTACGTGCTCTTCTGGCTCGACGCGTGGAACCGTGCGAAGTGGGGCTTCAAGACCGGCGCCCTCTACTTCGTCCTCTCCGTCCTGCCGACCGGCGGCTTCTTCGCCGAGCGCAAGCTGAAGCGTGAGGCGGAGGCCGCGGTCATCGCGTCCCGCGCCCGCCAGGAGAAGGTCGTGAACGCATGA
- a CDS encoding PepSY domain-containing protein, which translates to MKRNIVIATIAAVALIGGGTATAVAVAGGDDDTTSAGTSTASRGTGHDDDRAEHVTELRTAKVTASDAIASALKSVPGTAVSAELDDENDHVVWEVEVLNGTTWHDVLVDPATGEVTGSHTSRHDDTARVTAVLKGARTTAQDAARAAAAKGTVTEIDLDDDGTAHAWEAETTAANGTDADWRVDLRTGAVTPNRSSHDAGDDHRRDDTTTRTTHDAGDDHGRDDTATGTTHDAGDDHGRDDTTTRATHDAGDDHGRDDTTTHDAGDDHGGRGHDGDDDHGHHGDDD; encoded by the coding sequence ATGAAGCGCAACATCGTGATCGCCACCATCGCCGCCGTGGCCCTGATCGGCGGCGGCACCGCGACCGCCGTCGCGGTCGCGGGCGGCGACGACGACACCACGTCGGCGGGCACGTCGACCGCGTCGCGGGGCACGGGGCACGACGACGACCGCGCGGAGCACGTCACCGAGCTGAGGACCGCGAAGGTGACGGCCTCCGATGCCATCGCCTCCGCCCTCAAGTCGGTGCCCGGCACGGCGGTCTCCGCCGAGCTCGACGACGAGAACGACCATGTGGTCTGGGAGGTCGAGGTGCTGAACGGCACGACGTGGCACGACGTCCTCGTCGACCCCGCCACGGGCGAGGTCACCGGCTCGCACACCTCGCGCCACGACGACACGGCCCGCGTCACCGCCGTCCTGAAGGGCGCGCGGACGACGGCACAGGACGCGGCACGGGCCGCCGCCGCGAAGGGGACGGTCACCGAGATCGACCTCGACGACGACGGCACGGCCCACGCCTGGGAGGCCGAGACCACGGCGGCGAACGGCACCGACGCCGACTGGCGCGTCGACCTCCGGACCGGCGCGGTGACTCCCAACCGCTCGTCCCACGACGCCGGAGACGACCACCGCCGCGACGACACCACCACACGCACCACGCACGACGCGGGCGACGACCACGGCCGCGACGACACCGCCACGGGCACCACGCACGACGCCGGAGACGACCACGGCCGCGACGACACCACCACACGCGCCACGCACGACGCCGGAGACGACCACGGCCGCGACGACACCACCACCCACGACGCCGGCGACGACCACGGTGGCCGCGGTCACGACGGCGACGACGACCACGGCCACCACGGCGACGACGACTGA
- a CDS encoding MTH1187 family thiamine-binding protein: MIVAFSVSPLGVGEDVGEYVADAVRVVRESGLPNRTDAMFTSIEGEWDECMDVVKRAVAAVEARAPRVSLVLKADIRPGVTDGMTSKVATVERHLAAE, from the coding sequence ATGATCGTCGCCTTCTCGGTCTCCCCGCTCGGCGTCGGCGAGGACGTCGGCGAGTACGTGGCCGACGCCGTCCGGGTCGTGCGCGAGTCCGGCCTCCCGAACCGCACCGACGCCATGTTCACCTCGATCGAGGGTGAGTGGGACGAGTGCATGGACGTCGTGAAACGTGCCGTCGCCGCCGTCGAGGCGCGGGCCCCGCGGGTGTCCCTCGTGCTCAAGGCGGACATCCGCCCCGGTGTGACGGACGGTATGACGTCGAAGGTCGCGACGGTCGAGCGGCACCTCGCCGCCGAGTGA
- a CDS encoding sensor histidine kinase produces the protein MRRRLFGSVRARATLGATLVVAVALLAAGASVLLALRSNLTDQASSEAESSARKVAVSIATGTAPAALELPDGDETPVQVVDGDGRLLAASEDLERISGTGSSAVRPVTPPVDDDGDDDGGDDGGSDRHGGKGKGGDDDSYAYGEIADDAEGGKGSATVDGETRDHRFAALEVKNTRQGDLTVYAGASLSAEQSAVGTALTVMLTGFPVLLGVVGAVTWLVTRRALRPVEGIRSEMSAITASQDLARRVPEPATHDEVARLARTTNETLAALETSVERQRRFVADASHELRSPIASLRTQLEVGATHPELLDVEGAVADTVRLQELAAGLLLLARLDAGERPGEARVDLATLSGEELSQRPAGRFAVRTHLQPVEVAGSRSQLARVVGNLLDNAQRHARSRVDIAVRAEGPWAVVEVGDDGGGVPEAERERIFERFVRLDDARARDDGGAGLGLAIARDVAVRHGGALTVRSSPAGGALFELRLPVAPAA, from the coding sequence ATGAGGCGGCGGCTGTTCGGTTCGGTACGGGCCAGAGCCACGCTCGGCGCGACCCTCGTCGTCGCCGTGGCGCTCCTCGCCGCCGGCGCGTCCGTGCTGCTCGCGCTGCGCTCCAACCTCACCGATCAGGCGTCGAGCGAGGCGGAGTCCTCCGCCCGCAAGGTCGCCGTGTCGATCGCGACGGGCACCGCGCCCGCCGCCCTCGAACTCCCGGACGGGGATGAGACCCCAGTGCAGGTCGTGGACGGTGACGGCCGGCTCCTGGCCGCCAGTGAGGACCTGGAGCGGATCAGCGGGACCGGCTCGTCCGCCGTCAGGCCGGTGACCCCGCCGGTCGACGACGACGGCGATGACGACGGAGGAGACGACGGCGGATCCGACCGTCATGGCGGCAAGGGCAAGGGCGGTGACGACGACTCGTACGCGTACGGGGAGATCGCCGACGACGCCGAGGGCGGCAAGGGCTCGGCCACCGTCGACGGGGAGACGCGGGACCACCGGTTCGCCGCGCTGGAAGTGAAGAACACCCGGCAGGGCGACCTCACCGTGTACGCGGGCGCCTCGCTGTCCGCCGAGCAGAGCGCCGTCGGCACCGCGCTGACCGTCATGCTGACCGGCTTCCCGGTGCTGCTCGGCGTCGTCGGCGCGGTCACCTGGCTGGTGACCCGCAGGGCGCTGCGCCCCGTCGAGGGCATCCGGAGCGAGATGTCCGCGATCACTGCGTCGCAGGACCTGGCGCGCCGGGTGCCGGAGCCCGCCACGCACGACGAGGTGGCGCGCCTCGCGCGGACCACGAACGAGACGCTCGCCGCGCTGGAGACGTCCGTGGAGCGCCAGCGCCGGTTCGTGGCCGACGCCTCGCACGAGCTGCGCAGCCCCATCGCGTCGCTGCGCACCCAGCTCGAAGTGGGCGCCACCCACCCCGAACTGCTCGACGTGGAGGGGGCGGTGGCCGACACGGTGCGGCTCCAGGAACTCGCCGCGGGGCTTTTGCTGCTCGCCCGGCTCGACGCGGGCGAGCGGCCGGGGGAGGCGCGGGTCGATCTGGCCACGCTGTCCGGCGAGGAGCTGTCGCAGCGTCCGGCGGGCCGCTTCGCGGTCCGGACACACCTCCAACCCGTCGAAGTGGCGGGATCGCGCAGTCAGTTGGCGCGGGTGGTCGGGAATCTGCTGGACAACGCGCAGCGTCACGCCCGGTCCCGCGTGGACATCGCCGTGCGGGCCGAGGGGCCGTGGGCGGTCGTCGAGGTCGGTGACGACGGCGGGGGCGTGCCGGAGGCGGAGCGGGAGCGGATCTTCGAGAGGTTCGTGCGCCTGGACGACGCGCGGGCCCGGGACGACGGCGGGGCGGGTCTGGGACTCGCCATCGCCAGGGACGTCGCCGTGCGGCACGGCGGCGCCCTGACGGTCCGCTCGTCGCCCGCGGGCGGAGCGCTCTTCGAACTCAGGCTGCCGGTGGCGCCGGCGGCCTGA
- the meaB gene encoding methylmalonyl Co-A mutase-associated GTPase MeaB, with the protein MQDVSTLVAQAREGRPRAVARLISLVEGASPQLREVMAALAPLAGHAYVVGLTGSPGVGKSTSTSALVSAYRRAGKRVGVLAVDPSSPFSGGALLGDRVRMSEHASDPGVYIRSMATRGHLGGLAWAAPQAIRVLDAAGCDVVLVETVGVGQSEVEIASQADTSVVLLAPGMGDGIQAAKAGILEIGDVYVVNKADRDGADATARELNHMLGLGESRGAGDWRPPIVKTVAARGEGIDEVVEALEKHRAWMEEHDVLQERRLARASREVETIAVTALRERIADLHGDRRLSSLAERIVAGELDPYRAADSLVEGLTEA; encoded by the coding sequence ATGCAGGACGTCTCCACCCTGGTGGCCCAGGCCAGGGAAGGCCGGCCCAGGGCCGTGGCCCGGCTGATCTCCCTGGTGGAGGGGGCGTCCCCGCAGCTGCGCGAGGTGATGGCGGCGCTGGCCCCGCTCGCGGGGCACGCGTACGTCGTCGGGCTGACCGGGTCGCCGGGCGTGGGCAAGTCCACGTCCACGTCCGCCCTGGTCAGCGCCTACCGGCGGGCCGGGAAGCGGGTCGGCGTGCTCGCCGTCGACCCGTCGTCGCCGTTCAGCGGCGGCGCCCTGCTCGGTGACCGTGTCCGCATGTCGGAGCACGCGTCCGACCCCGGCGTGTACATCCGTTCCATGGCCACGCGCGGGCATCTGGGCGGGCTCGCGTGGGCCGCGCCGCAGGCGATCCGCGTGCTCGACGCGGCCGGCTGCGACGTCGTCCTCGTGGAGACGGTCGGCGTCGGCCAGTCCGAGGTCGAGATCGCCTCGCAGGCCGACACGTCCGTCGTCCTGCTCGCCCCCGGCATGGGCGACGGGATCCAGGCGGCCAAGGCCGGAATCCTGGAGATCGGCGACGTGTACGTCGTCAACAAGGCCGACCGCGACGGCGCGGACGCGACCGCCCGCGAGCTCAACCACATGCTGGGCCTCGGCGAGTCCCGGGGCGCCGGTGACTGGCGCCCGCCCATCGTCAAGACCGTCGCCGCCCGCGGCGAGGGCATCGACGAGGTCGTCGAGGCGCTCGAGAAGCACCGGGCGTGGATGGAGGAGCACGATGTCCTCCAGGAGCGCCGCCTCGCCCGCGCCTCCCGTGAGGTCGAGACGATCGCCGTCACGGCCCTGCGCGAGCGCATCGCGGACCTCCACGGCGACCGTCGCCTCAGCTCGCTGGCCGAGCGCATCGTGGCGGGCGAGCTCGACCCGTACCGGGCGGCGGACTCCCTGGTGGAGGGCCTGACGGAGGCCTGA
- a CDS encoding AIM24 family protein: MPFREINSKMVEATVVPGQRIYSQRGAMLAYKGDVTFTPSIQGGQGGVMSMIGRRVANEATPLMTVDGSGTVLFGHGGHHVQVIALSGDTLYVEADRLLAFDGSLQQGTMFMGSQGGVMGMVRGQVTGQGLFTTTLKGHGSVAVMAHGGVIELPITPGRPVHVDPQAYVAHHGDVRNKLSTALGWRDMVGRGSGEAFQLELSGSGAVYVQASEEKL; encoded by the coding sequence ATGCCCTTCCGTGAGATCAACTCGAAGATGGTCGAGGCGACGGTCGTCCCCGGGCAGCGGATCTACAGCCAGCGCGGCGCCATGCTCGCCTACAAAGGGGACGTGACCTTCACGCCCAGCATCCAGGGCGGCCAGGGCGGCGTGATGTCCATGATCGGGCGCCGCGTGGCGAACGAGGCGACGCCGCTGATGACCGTGGACGGCAGCGGCACCGTCCTGTTCGGGCACGGCGGCCATCACGTCCAGGTGATAGCCCTCTCCGGCGACACCCTCTACGTGGAGGCGGACCGACTGCTCGCCTTCGACGGGAGCCTTCAGCAGGGCACGATGTTCATGGGCTCGCAGGGCGGCGTCATGGGGATGGTGCGCGGCCAGGTCACCGGGCAGGGCCTGTTCACCACGACCCTCAAGGGACACGGCTCGGTCGCCGTCATGGCGCACGGCGGTGTCATCGAGCTGCCGATCACGCCGGGCCGCCCCGTCCATGTCGACCCGCAGGCGTACGTCGCGCACCACGGCGACGTGAGGAACAAGCTGTCGACGGCCCTCGGCTGGCGCGACATGGTGGGGCGCGGCTCCGGCGAGGCGTTCCAGCTGGAGCTCAGCGGCAGCGGCGCGGTGTACGTCCAGGCCTCGGAGGAGAAGCTGTGA
- a CDS encoding MarR family winged helix-turn-helix transcriptional regulator, with protein METETATRWLSDEEQCAWRTHVEVNRMLTYQLEKDLQPFGLTMNDYDILVHLSETDDHRMRMSDLATATLQSKSRLSHQITRMENAGLVRRENCESDRRGLYTVLTEEGMETMKKVAPHHVASVRRHFVDLISPEELDALHKALTPIAEHLRSQRGKP; from the coding sequence ATGGAGACCGAGACGGCCACACGCTGGCTGAGCGACGAGGAACAGTGCGCCTGGCGCACGCACGTAGAGGTCAACAGGATGCTGACGTATCAGCTCGAGAAGGACCTCCAGCCGTTCGGCCTGACGATGAACGACTACGACATCCTCGTGCATCTCTCCGAGACGGACGACCACCGGATGCGCATGAGCGATCTCGCGACCGCCACTTTGCAGTCCAAGAGCCGGCTCTCCCATCAGATCACCCGCATGGAAAACGCCGGACTCGTCCGCCGTGAGAACTGCGAGTCCGACCGCCGCGGCCTCTACACCGTCCTGACCGAGGAGGGCATGGAGACCATGAAGAAGGTCGCCCCGCACCACGTGGCGTCCGTACGGCGGCACTTCGTCGACCTGATCTCACCGGAGGAGCTCGACGCCCTCCACAAGGCCCTGACCCCGATCGCCGAACACCTGCGTTCGCAGCGCGGCAAACCGTGA
- a CDS encoding response regulator transcription factor, protein MRLLIVEDEKRLALSLARGLTAEGFAVDVVHDGLEGLHRAGEGAYDLVVLDIMLPGMNGYRVCAALRAAGHDVPILMLTAKDGEYDEAEGLDTGADDYLTKPFSYVVLVARVKALLRRRGSGGGSSVRTLGPLRVDTGARRVLHGETEVPLTAKEFAVLEQLVVRAGEVVSKAEILEHVWDFAYDGDPNIVEVYVSTLRKKLGAELIRTVRGAGYRLEAPR, encoded by the coding sequence ATGCGCCTGCTCATCGTGGAAGACGAAAAGCGTCTCGCCCTGTCCCTCGCCCGGGGCCTGACGGCGGAGGGGTTCGCCGTGGACGTCGTCCACGACGGCCTCGAAGGGCTCCACCGGGCGGGCGAGGGCGCGTACGACCTGGTCGTCCTCGACATCATGCTGCCGGGCATGAACGGCTACCGCGTCTGCGCCGCCCTGCGCGCCGCCGGCCACGACGTGCCGATCCTCATGCTCACCGCCAAGGACGGCGAGTACGACGAGGCGGAGGGGCTCGACACGGGCGCCGACGACTACCTCACCAAGCCGTTCTCGTACGTCGTCCTCGTCGCGCGCGTGAAGGCGCTCCTGCGGCGGCGCGGCTCCGGCGGCGGCTCGTCCGTCCGTACGCTCGGCCCCCTGCGGGTCGACACCGGCGCGCGCCGCGTCCTGCACGGCGAGACCGAAGTGCCGCTCACCGCAAAGGAGTTCGCGGTCCTCGAGCAGCTGGTGGTGCGGGCCGGCGAGGTCGTCTCCAAGGCGGAGATCCTGGAGCACGTCTGGGACTTCGCGTACGACGGCGACCCGAACATCGTCGAGGTGTACGTCAGTACCCTGCGCAAGAAGCTGGGCGCGGAGCTGATCAGGACCGTGCGCGGCGCGGGCTACCGCCTGGAGGCGCCGCGATGA
- a CDS encoding MarR family winged helix-turn-helix transcriptional regulator, whose amino-acid sequence MPKPLSLAFDPIARADELWKQRWGSVPSMGAITSIMRAHQILLAEVDAVVKPYGLTFARYEALVLLTFSKAGELPMSKIGERLMVHPTSVTNTVDRLVRSGLVDKRPNPNDGRGTLASITAKGREVCDAATRDLMAMDFGLGVYDAEECGEIFAMLRPLRVAAHDFDEA is encoded by the coding sequence GTGCCGAAGCCACTCAGCCTTGCCTTCGATCCCATCGCCCGTGCAGACGAACTCTGGAAGCAGCGCTGGGGATCCGTGCCGTCCATGGGCGCGATCACCTCGATCATGCGCGCGCACCAGATCCTCCTCGCCGAGGTCGACGCGGTCGTGAAGCCGTACGGACTGACCTTCGCGCGCTACGAGGCGCTGGTGCTGCTCACCTTCTCCAAGGCCGGCGAGCTGCCGATGTCGAAGATCGGCGAGCGGCTCATGGTGCACCCGACCTCGGTCACGAACACGGTCGACCGCCTGGTGCGCTCCGGGCTCGTCGACAAGCGGCCCAATCCGAACGACGGGCGTGGAACGCTCGCCTCCATCACCGCCAAGGGCCGCGAGGTCTGTGACGCCGCCACCCGCGACCTGATGGCGATGGACTTCGGGCTCGGGGTGTACGACGCCGAGGAGTGCGGTGAGATCTTCGCGATGCTGCGGCCGCTGCGGGTCGCCGCCCACGACTTCGACGAGGCCTGA
- a CDS encoding MFS transporter, whose translation MSYAALLRVPHARRTFGAALLGRLSYGTVSLSLMLAVKSATGSYAVAGTAMALFGAASVFLSPVRALLIDRYGPRRALPPMTGAYAVLLGVLAALTWRPGASGLLLGVAALAAGACTPPLGPTMRAVWSELVGTRQGLLQRAYSLDGVAEELLLVSGPLVVGVIVQFAPAAFGVAVSAVLVAVGTAAFVASPAVRGLAGRDAGRRGSSGGISPVRGLAQPVVVAVGVGLALGALDLLVLAFADARQHADAVAWVMAALSAGSAVGGLANGAIAWTTPARVRLPFLAAGLAAALGAAALAPGLVTLGAAAVTAGLFVAPALTTAYLVADETAGPAFRTQAGAWVNTAVNAGISAGTAGAGLLVARLPLAACFAVAAAAPVAAAVWGVRGVRGARTTAEAAPGDGVPDAAQETGATAR comes from the coding sequence ATGTCCTACGCAGCGCTCCTGCGCGTTCCCCATGCCCGCAGGACCTTCGGCGCCGCCCTGCTCGGGCGGCTCTCCTACGGGACCGTGTCCCTGTCCCTGATGCTCGCGGTGAAGTCCGCCACCGGCTCGTACGCCGTCGCGGGCACGGCCATGGCGCTCTTCGGCGCCGCGAGCGTCTTCCTCTCCCCTGTGAGAGCGCTCCTCATCGACCGGTACGGGCCGCGCCGCGCGCTCCCGCCGATGACGGGGGCGTACGCCGTCCTGCTCGGTGTGCTCGCGGCGCTGACCTGGCGGCCGGGGGCCTCCGGGCTCCTGCTCGGTGTCGCCGCCCTCGCCGCCGGCGCGTGCACCCCGCCCCTCGGCCCGACCATGCGGGCCGTGTGGAGCGAACTCGTCGGCACGCGCCAGGGGTTGCTCCAGCGCGCGTACAGCCTCGACGGGGTGGCCGAGGAGCTGCTGCTCGTGTCCGGCCCGCTCGTCGTGGGCGTGATCGTGCAGTTCGCCCCCGCGGCGTTCGGCGTCGCGGTCAGCGCGGTCCTGGTGGCCGTGGGAACCGCCGCGTTCGTGGCGTCCCCGGCCGTGCGGGGCCTCGCGGGCCGGGACGCGGGGCGGCGCGGGTCCTCGGGCGGGATCTCGCCGGTGCGCGGCCTCGCGCAGCCGGTGGTCGTCGCCGTGGGGGTCGGGCTGGCCCTCGGCGCCCTCGACCTGCTCGTCCTCGCCTTCGCCGACGCCCGTCAGCATGCCGACGCCGTGGCCTGGGTGATGGCCGCCCTCTCGGCGGGCAGCGCGGTCGGCGGCCTCGCGAACGGCGCCATCGCCTGGACCACCCCCGCCCGCGTCCGGCTGCCGTTCCTCGCCGCGGGGCTCGCCGCCGCGCTGGGGGCGGCGGCGCTCGCACCGGGCCTGGTGACGCTCGGTGCGGCGGCCGTGACGGCGGGCCTCTTCGTCGCGCCCGCCCTGACGACCGCGTATCTCGTGGCGGACGAGACGGCCGGGCCGGCGTTCCGCACCCAGGCCGGGGCCTGGGTCAACACGGCGGTGAACGCCGGGATCTCGGCCGGCACGGCGGGAGCGGGCCTCCTGGTGGCCCGCCTCCCGCTCGCGGCCTGCTTCGCCGTGGCCGCGGCGGCGCCGGTCGCGGCGGCGGTGTGGGGGGTACGGGGTGTGCGCGGCGCCCGTACGACGGCGGAAGCCGCGCCCGGGGACGGTGTCCCGGACGCGGCTCAGGAGACGGGCGCGACGGCGCGATGA
- a CDS encoding AIM24 family protein, translating into MSTPVIFDPATLPADDNVNAYTFCVELKGSSWFLQKGKMIAYYGRIDFNGIGHGRLDRLVRTSFHSPLHVSDWVVAEGSGKMLLADRAFDVNSYDLENGNLTIRSGNLLAFQPTLALKQSIVPGFLTLIGTGKFVAASNGPVVFMEPPIRVDPQALVGWADCPSPCHHYDHSYLTGVIGGLRAMTGVGGVSGEEHQFEFVGAGTVLLQSTETLMAEQATGAVPQQAGVPGGRGMPGQQPGVPRLPGQLGDLQRRFGL; encoded by the coding sequence GTGAGCACCCCGGTGATCTTCGACCCGGCCACCCTGCCGGCCGACGACAATGTGAACGCGTACACGTTCTGCGTGGAGCTCAAGGGCAGCAGTTGGTTCCTGCAGAAGGGCAAGATGATCGCCTACTACGGGCGCATCGACTTCAACGGGATCGGGCACGGCCGCCTCGACCGCCTCGTACGGACGTCCTTCCACTCCCCGCTGCACGTGAGCGACTGGGTCGTGGCGGAGGGCTCGGGCAAGATGCTGCTCGCCGACCGGGCCTTCGACGTGAACTCGTACGACCTGGAGAACGGGAATCTGACCATCCGCTCGGGCAACCTGCTCGCTTTTCAGCCAACTCTCGCGCTGAAGCAGTCGATCGTTCCCGGCTTTCTGACACTCATTGGCACGGGCAAATTCGTGGCGGCCTCGAACGGCCCGGTGGTCTTCATGGAGCCGCCGATCCGCGTAGATCCACAGGCGCTGGTCGGCTGGGCTGACTGCCCGTCACCTTGTCACCACTACGACCACTCCTATCTGACGGGCGTGATCGGCGGTCTACGTGCGATGACGGGCGTCGGAGGCGTCTCCGGGGAGGAGCACCAGTTCGAGTTCGTGGGCGCCGGGACGGTATTGCTGCAGTCCACGGAGACGTTGATGGCCGAACAGGCGACGGGCGCCGTGCCCCAGCAGGCGGGGGTGCCGGGCGGCCGGGGGATGCCCGGACAGCAGCCGGGGGTACCGCGCCTTCCCGGACAGCTCGGCGACCTCCAGCGTCGCTTCGGACTGTGA